The following coding sequences lie in one Streptomyces albofaciens JCM 4342 genomic window:
- a CDS encoding acyl carrier protein yields MAATQEEIVQGLAEIVNEIAGIPAEDVKLDKSFTDDLDVDSLSMVEVVVAAEERFDVKIPDDDVKNLKTVGDATDYILKHQS; encoded by the coding sequence ATGGCCGCCACCCAGGAAGAGATCGTCCAGGGTCTCGCCGAGATCGTGAACGAGATCGCCGGGATCCCCGCCGAGGACGTCAAGCTGGACAAGTCCTTCACCGATGACCTGGACGTCGACTCGCTGTCCATGGTCGAGGTCGTCGTCGCCGCCGAGGAGCGCTTCGACGTGAAGATCCCCGACGACGACGTCAAGAACCTCAAGACGGTCGGCGACGCGACCGACTACATCCTCAAGCACCAGAGCTGA
- a CDS encoding beta-ketoacyl-[acyl-carrier-protein] synthase family protein produces MNATNRTVVVTGIGATTPLGGDSASTWEGMLAGRSGVSALTQDWAADLPVRIAASAAVDPGEIIPRAQARKQDRSAQLALIAAREAWADAGFEAKAGEDGAVDPDRLGAVIASGIGGVTTLLNQYDILREKGSRRVSPHTVPMLMPNSPSANVGLEVNARAGVHTPVSACASGAEAIGYAIEMIRTGRADVVVAGGTEAAIHPLPIAAFGNMMAMSKDNDNPQGASRPYDADRNGFVLGEGSGVIVLESADHAAKRGARIYAEAVGQGISADSHDIVQPEPSGNGIAHALQNLLSNTDLKPAEIVHVNAHATSTPLGDLAELKALRKVFGTEADHMAISATKSMTGHLLGGAGGVETVASILALYHRVAPPTINIENLDPEADADIVRDVKRELPAEGTIAALNDSFGFGGHNVVLAFRTV; encoded by the coding sequence GTGAACGCGACCAATCGCACCGTGGTCGTCACCGGTATCGGCGCAACCACACCGCTGGGTGGCGACAGTGCCTCGACCTGGGAGGGGATGCTGGCCGGCCGGTCCGGCGTCAGCGCCCTCACCCAGGACTGGGCAGCCGACCTCCCCGTCCGCATCGCCGCCTCGGCGGCCGTCGACCCCGGTGAGATCATCCCCCGGGCGCAGGCCCGCAAGCAGGACCGTTCGGCGCAGCTCGCGCTGATCGCGGCCCGCGAGGCGTGGGCGGACGCCGGCTTCGAGGCCAAGGCCGGCGAGGACGGCGCCGTGGACCCGGACCGGCTCGGCGCGGTCATCGCCTCCGGCATCGGCGGCGTGACCACCCTGCTGAACCAGTACGACATCCTGCGGGAGAAGGGCTCGCGCCGCGTCTCCCCGCACACCGTGCCGATGCTGATGCCGAACAGCCCGTCGGCCAACGTCGGCCTGGAGGTCAACGCGCGCGCCGGTGTGCACACCCCGGTCAGCGCCTGCGCCTCCGGCGCCGAGGCCATCGGCTACGCCATCGAGATGATCCGTACGGGCCGCGCCGACGTCGTCGTCGCGGGCGGTACGGAAGCCGCCATCCACCCGCTGCCGATCGCCGCGTTCGGCAACATGATGGCGATGTCGAAGGACAACGACAATCCGCAGGGCGCCTCCCGCCCCTACGACGCGGACCGCAACGGCTTCGTGCTCGGCGAGGGCTCCGGCGTGATCGTCCTGGAGTCGGCCGACCACGCCGCCAAGCGCGGCGCGCGGATCTACGCCGAGGCCGTCGGCCAGGGCATCTCCGCCGACAGCCACGACATCGTGCAGCCCGAGCCGTCCGGCAACGGCATCGCGCACGCCCTGCAGAACCTGCTCTCCAACACCGACCTCAAGCCCGCCGAGATCGTGCACGTCAACGCGCACGCGACCTCGACGCCGCTGGGCGACCTGGCCGAGCTGAAGGCGCTGCGCAAGGTCTTCGGCACCGAGGCCGACCACATGGCGATCTCCGCCACCAAGTCGATGACCGGCCACCTCCTGGGCGGCGCGGGCGGCGTGGAGACCGTCGCCTCGATCCTGGCGCTGTACCACCGGGTGGCACCGCCGACGATCAACATCGAGAACCTCGACCCCGAGGCGGACGCGGACATCGTCCGGGACGTCAAGCGCGAGCTGCCCGCCGAGGGCACCATCGCGGCGCTGA